In the genome of Neodiprion fabricii isolate iyNeoFabr1 chromosome 4, iyNeoFabr1.1, whole genome shotgun sequence, the window CTAAAATGGACTATCTACTAAGaagatattaattttcatctgtTTCAAATACACATAATTATTCTATTACATTAAACGAATCAGCGATTTTTTCACACGGTTTGGTTATCCGAATTTTCGATTATCTGAATGATGCCCAATCCCAATTTGTTCGGATAATCGAAGCTCTactgtatataatttttgaagttaATGGAACGGTTATTATAAGGCACTATTCCACAGGTGTAGATTTCGGAATGTACTCGATTGAAAAACATCACTGACGTGTAAGTGAAAGTAAGAAATGTCAGGTAGacacgagaaatgaaattctttcttATAAATTCTCCAAActctttttcattcattcgtaataaataattttttatgcttggattattttgagaaatttttatgatttcatCACCAAAACTCAATCTCAGACCGGACCACCTTCTCTAAAATCTCCACCTTCTTTTACTATtataaagaatttttcgtGAGATTCTCAGCTAATTTTATGACGATGTTGCAAAATGGAAATGGCCATAACTCGTGAACCAATCTTTGGTGCATCTCCGTATTTTAATACAGATCTttgtatgaaaatgaaaatcgagaACAGGATTTTTGCTGCAgctaataattaaattctttcattacGAAAACATCGATACTCCTCACATCGGacaaaaaacggaaataattattttatcagaAATCGTTGAGACCTTGACAGATTACCTAcatattagaaatttttttatgtaacgtCTTGATTGCAAACTAGAATCACCTGAAAAATTGTGAACCAGGATCTTTTATACGACAagattgatttgaaaattgaaagggGTAAGAGCCGTGAATCAGTCGAAATTCTGGGAAATATCTCAAATTCTATCTGTAGAAGGTGTGAACAAAATACCCTTTGTAGCATTTATAAGACAAATTAGAAGTTACCGTTATAATGGTGTAAAGTAGgatttattgtaaaatctAACGCCTGTGTAACGAACATCGTTTTTTGCATGGGTATATGTAATAGTATGCACAGTATgtgtaaattaaaaaacgtTCAATAAGTGAGCATATTCCTTTTTACGTATTACTTTTTCCACCAAAAACATGCACGAAATCGTGTACTTTGCGCATACATGTCCAAATATACTATTTCAATAGGGCTGTAACTTGTGGTTGAGATTTGCAGTTGATGAATCATGATGAACTTACCTCgtaatgtaaatatacatCTTTTTCTTTGTAGTTTTGTACAGTTAAAGCCTTTGAATTTCGTTCTGGCGGATGTCTTCTGTGTTCATCGAGCTCTGCTTCCAGTCGACTGACAATTTCTTCGTGGTCTCGCAACTGTTCTCTCTagaaataaatacaatttattactttCAATGCCATCATTCGTTTGAGTAGATTGGTTGCCCCTGTTGCTGCAGGAAATCAAGACCTGCAGCTGCTTTTGGGCATCGTCGGCACTTCCCACTCGTTGCGTAACACCATCTTAATCatcaaattcatatttttgtcAACGTCTTTGAACCGTACTCGTAAAATGCTTATATGAGGGGGTGAAAGTTTATCTTATTGTGAATCTTTTTAGTATGTTATTTTcagtatttacaattttttgtttagttCTAACCTCCATTATTATTGATCTCATCTCAcaaatatgattttttcaatataaagaGGCTTATTATAAGTAATAAGGTCAGTTCTTATATCGTGGTTGTAAAAACAATGGCAATTAAAGAATATGTCTCCATACACATGATCGAGcgaggaatgaatttgatttttggtATGATACTAATTTTTTGAGGACggaatgaatattaatgtcaGCAATTTTAAGATTACTTACAGGAGACAGTTTTGTGTGACTGCATGGAAGCAGAGGCCTTTGAAATTTACGCTGAGATCCAACAGCTCCTGCGAGTGGTTGACAAGAAAAAGTGGCGCATACAAAGTTGATCGTGTCGATCCAAGACTGCAGTTCTTTAGAATCACTGTAACATTTGGAGTTTTTGAAATACTGTGATTACAACtgtgaataattgttattatttgatgatattttaaattataatcaCATCAGAGTATTAAGAGTATTTATATACTCGAAGAAAAGAATACTAGTATGTTAATTGAAACAGCTTCAACATGAAAGTGTTGTAGATGTAGAGTGTGCTTGTAATAATATAGAATAAAGTCACATTTTTCTACACGGTCTGAACATGAACATAACATGTTAAATGCCATAGATATGGAATTACTGAATACAAATCTGGCTTCAGAAAAGTTCATTGTGTTGTATTTCAAATGGACATTCAAACGAATGcacattttcgtttttaagtaaaaattaaagtaaaatGCTTTAGTGAACTTTGGTGCTTATCCTCTGATTTGACAAGGTGCtgatatttcagattttacaACTTCTCTATTCACTTTATACACAAGTTATACCTTACATAATGATAGATTACAGTTTTTTAATGAAGATAAGTAGAAGACCATACAGGTCTGTGTCTCAATAACGGATATTAGAATTACTAAAtgccataaattttttatgatattaaaaaaacaaaaaaaacaaaactagaACTAAAGTAAAACCAGGTGGAAAACGTGAGATCATGATTTTGTGCGCCTTAAGTGATAAAGTGTACAATCCAATCTTGTTTAAAGCCACGCATCCAAAAATAACCAGATTCTTACTCGACTACtcaaaatatatgaaaatctAAAGGTTTTATATTAGTTGCAACAAATCTAAgtcttgaatgttttttttttttatgaaatgaGGTAATTCAttacttaaaaaaataatttattacctAGTTTGAAAGAGGTACTCAGCTTGATCAGCAGTTTGCAGTCTAAAGACATGCTGCTTTTTTGTATAGTCAGCGGCTTTTGTTGCTAGTGCGTGATGAATTCTTATAGCATTATGTAAGCTATCGCTGCGAAAACTATGCTCGTCTTTATGTAGGTATAAGACCAGTTCTCTTAATGTACAGTAGTACATTTTCCAACCTCGCTTTCCAAATGGTGCTGCACATAAAATTTGGTTGTAATTTCTTTGATGATTTGTACAGTAGTATTCGTAACATATACATTCGTAGCTACGTACTTTTCTTTCCATTTGCATCATAACAACACTTTCTCATTACATAGCCTTTCTTGAATTCTGTAGCACCAGTTACGTTTGGGACATCTAAAAAAGGGTTACCAGTTCCGGATAATGCTGGTCCATCCCCCTGTTGCATGACTTGGGATGCAGCATCGTCTCCTTCATCGTCTCTGAATGAACACACAATTGTATGGTCAGCGCTATGCAAATATagtggaaaaataaacattttgtTGTTGGGCAGTTtaattatgtaatatataagTATGTACCTAGATTGAAATATGATTATAAATCGAAACGACATTCAATATTGAATTGAGGCGTTAATAACAGTTTACTTACAGTGCCCATTCCAGAGGAAATGACTTTATAGCATTGTAAAGTTGTTTGAGCACCTCTCTAGGGAAGTTGTCTCCGTCATTTAGCtcggataaattttcaataaattccgAACATGACATCTTACGACCAATATTTTGACCATGCAGGTCAGTATTGAGCAACATTATAGCACAAGTCAATGTATGTACAGCATCTACAAAGAGAAATGTCCGTTTCAACAAATTGTATTTAAGATATGACATACAGTAGGTAGTCGATCTAAAATCGATtcatgcaattttttaaatagatgtaccttttttttgtagatatagatatttcataataagaaaaatgttgaGGGTTGGAACAGTAGTTTTTTCAAATGCTTGCAAAACAGTATTCAGGAACAGATACACGTACCTTGAGAATTAAATGTACCCGGATTACAGTCGAGAAACCTTTTTGAGAAATGTACAAGGACTCGTTCTCTCTCTTGGGTTTCACCAGTCAACGAAAATTGGGCAAGGAACTTTCTGAGAGCCACGTCCAGCGTGTCTTgctcaaaattaaaatacctCAAATATTCCTCAGCCACAGCTCGACTAAAGTCATTACTGGAAATAACAgataaagtgaattaaaattaatgtattaaaattcttaaaattacAGCACGTTTTCgcttcaacaaaaaaattatacgactTTCGCAAATTCGAAGTAGAGACATTATACAGATAACTTAACATTTGAAGATCTTGTTGAAGTCAATGTTCAAGACAAATGTCTAGTTGTTAAGTAATATAAAGTGAGGAGAAgtcattttgttatttcttgtGTGAAGCAAAACAGGTGATAATTTATTAAAGAGATTTGTATACTTTTTACTAAGGTGTCTGGAGACGTCAGACTTTTTGAATCCATCAAGTGAATACAATCGTTTTGCTAGTCTTATTGCTGATGGGAGATCAACAGCTTTCGGACTATAATGGAAGCTATGCAAACTTTCAATGTCACTTTCTTCATCCGCAGACTGTGGTGGCGATGAACCTTTGACAATATGCTGTTGCTCCTCGTAATCGCCCACGGTTGGTACCTCTTTCTCATCCTCGCTCTCTTTCAGTTCCTGAATTATAGTAATGCAACAATTCAATACCGGCATGCGTTTCTAGCATGTATTTTAACATTGAATTACATACTTGTATACATAacattttatataatataatttttcggctacagtaaaaaacaaaaaaaaacacaccaTTATGCAACTTTGGAATGACTTTAGAGGACTTAAATTTGCAGAATATGAGTAGGTTTCGCTTTATGACAATGCACTAAAGTTCGAACAACCCTACAGTGGAGAAATAACAACTTCACGCAAAAATGTATCGCTACATTCACCCTAGAACGCATGTACGGGGTAGTTAATGATCCCAGCAGTCATTCAAACTGCGCTCTCGactgaaaaatttacattatcGGCTGGGGATTGGGACCATCATTCAGTTTCACTATCTGGTAGTGAGGTTAGGCTGGCAGTAGCATCACCTGTTCACTGGTCATTGtgcaaaataattgaaaagaacAGCTGGGGTCGCTAAATACTCCGTTCTGTAGCTGCCGTTGGTGTTTCGTAGAAATAAGTGAATTTGACTTTTGTACtcaaatcaaaatattttacttgttACTATGTAATTTAAGCGTCAATAGTCTAATGTATTATATCGAAAGCCATGTATTTCACATACCGAAGCAATTTTCTCTATGAACTCGGATGCTTTGTAATAAATGTACGCCACTTTATTGTTTTTACATCAACTTGGTGACTTTGTAtaaattgtatgctattttttttGCGCAGAAAGTAGCTCGAAGATACTACTTAGCCATCTACAAGGAGCACCGAACGGCGCATTGTTGCCTTTTCGCTACAGCAGTTGAATGAGTTATACGACTTCTTCCGTGATTTATTGTTACTAATAATATACTATTTTCCAAATAAAAGAACTTAAAAATAGACGAAAACCCTTTGCaaccaatttttttgctttattgACTTTGTTCGTAttccgtatttttttcattttcatatcccaaaatatatatgttttttccACGGGACATAAGAATAGTAATTTTTCCCAGATAGTCTGATGTATCCTCTTCAAAATCGCGttagaaatttggaaatcggttcattacaaaaaaagatatgaaattttgttcgaaaaatgaCGTTCTTGCCGTTTTTCTGCACTTTttggtattgaatttttcaccaactaAACTTCAACAAAATAGAATTTACTGTTCAACATGTATTTTCttattaaaaaacgaaaatatttatgtactTACAAGTCCCATTAATGCTTTCAGAACGATTTTACAAACGAGAAACGCATGGGGTTCTTAACAATGTGTTagaaggtagaaaaaaagatacacGCGTTCTATGGTTAATGTTAAAAGTTTTGCGCACATTATTCATTGTACTTACATGTAACTAATAAATACAAAAGATTGACTTGCATGAGAGGACAAGTCGTAAATCCTTTCACTATTCTggttatttataaaaatgaaaatcttggatttcttttcaattattgtccgtttgtgtgaaaaatttcggtatAAGTAGATCCTGATCCTTATAATGGTGTATAGGTAACCGtgtcgaaaataaatatggttttaTGTACTACAATTACATCAATCTAAGTACACATGAATCGGACTCCagtattcaattttcatcgccGGATCAAAACGGTTTAGGAAtcattttatgtaaaaaattttttctcaagtttGGAGCTCAGGTTCAAGAGTTCCTACATGGTGCTGCTCACATCTTATGAATTTGTTGATTGAGGCTTTAACTCTACCAAGGTTATTCTCAAGTTGCAAaacagtaatttttattcaatttttcgtcatAACTTCAATCTCAATCGCCCATTGGGTGATATTGAATGAGCTGACAGTAAAAAAGTGAGAGACGCGTGGAAATGTGAGTGTGGATATTGGAATACCTGATAACCGACAAACTCCGGTGTAACATTTCCAGAGCTGACCGTTGACTGAAACCGTTGGGTATTCTGCGAAGGAGGTATGAGCTCTGAGGCATTCGATGTCGCGGTATTCCCTCGTCGGCGGGATTGGCGAAGGCTGTTGTTTCTACTACCAGTGATTTCCTTATCGGGTCCCTTAACTTGAATAACTATCCTATGCTCAGTACTGTCTTGGTTAGTTCCATAACCGGGGTTTTGGAGTCTCCTCTGAGGAGGTTCACTCGCTAATATTGTGGAATCACTGTCACTAGGGTCACTAACCATCATAATATCACGCGCACTAAGTATGTCCATTGTTTCTTCGTCATTATAATCGGGGCTGGACATGTTGCTAATGGCCTCAGACTGACTGAGGTCACCATTTGTCGGATGAAAGTATCCACCTGCTCCTGAGATGCTCCCGACTCCACTACCCGTGGGTGTCCCATCGCCCACTGGGCCGGAAGATGCGCCAGTGGTAGCCGTTGGTAGAGGAAACCTGCGGGAGCCAGAATTCGAGGACATAACGGAAGAAGATACAGAGGTTGGAGAGGCGGGGGACAAGGAACGCTGAGGACTGGTTCCTTCAGTCGAGGAACGAGAGCTACTCGAAGACTGTGAAGAGCTACCATTTTGGCAGCAGGAAGTCCGCTCAGAGGCGGAAGGTGAACTAACAGGTGCGTTGTAAGTCCAGACGATTCGTTCGCTCGATATCCCTTGACCACTGTCAGGTCGGGTGTCTAGGAGCGTGTTAAGACTTGACGTAACATCGTCGTCAATGTCAATGTCCACGGCGCTCATTGACGGATCCTTCTGGAATTGCAGGTGATCCTCGGACCTGGATGTCCGCACGAAGCTGCTAGAGTAGCCGAAGTTCGAGTTGGATTTGCTATCGCTACCGGCACCTTGTCCGCACTCGCGCCTGATGTTAATACCGACGGGCGAGGTGCTGGCAGAATTTGAGCCAGCCCCACCCCTGTGCATTCGGTGGCTCAGCATTTCGTTGGGACTCGTAGGTACCGAGTTATGATGTTGGTGATTATGGTGATTGTGATGATGGTGTATGTGGTGATTGTTGTACCTCAAAGAATCCACTTTTTTCTGATATTTCGGAAGGAGTCCGGTACTTTGCTGCGTCCTCGATAGGTTCAACATCAAATCGCCAGTCATCATGTAGGCCTCAAACCTGGGATCCAACACAACAAATTATCATTATATACAAGTTCATCCAGTTATCAAATATGAGCCCTTAAGACATATTAAAAAGGTGGATACAAACAGCATTATATGATACATATGAGGTATTCCGCGCCAACGCGGTGGCATTTGATCCTGGCCCTCTACGAtctgtttcattattttttatcttattcaacctatgagaaaaaaaaacgcgcctcaagttttttcaagatatttcgGAAGAACcagtttctcaaaaaaaaattagtaaacccgctgttaaaaaaaaaaaaaaaacaccataAATATGTTACGGGATGGATGATTGTGATCACGATTAGAGGCTCTCAATGACCGCATCTGCACCCGATCGTGATGTTATTATGGCCTATTTTGGGTTTGTAACCGATTGACCACGAGCACGTAAAAAAGTTAAGGAGAAATAAGAGGAATATAGAGAAGTTGAacgattgtttaaataattgatatctTGTAAATGATATGGAGAGTCAAGTGAGAAGATGTGGAGGCGAAATTGTTCGTAGGAGGAAAAAGGGCTGAGAGGTGAAATTAGGTATTGGCCGAATGAAAGATGACTTGAGAGTGCGTTTATGGGAGGATGGATATGAAAACCCGGCACACACCTGCTTTTTGTCATCTTTACGAGTACAAAACGCAAAACTCTATCT includes:
- the LOC124180937 gene encoding PH and SEC7 domain-containing protein isoform X1, which gives rise to MKILPTRRPDRVALQPSPTPPPTPPTTERRFGIPGVILLGRKPPGSPRNSQGDLNVAPPGSCDLSTKDLKSNSVLVRKCRRRLDSTSSTVEAGDVILRVNEVDVNRLSTKEVLKCLRLSSDPVTLKLRRDPAIKARVRRLLSPGHPACEEFDASRTTSDTNSQEKSSSNHEGKDHLKPGTPELAVSQPQAHTGPYYATRTNGSYSDASCSSELEALLPQVDSFKEEERAQWEPLSADKFNRQKNPPRFEAYMMTGDLMLNLSRTQQSTGLLPKYQKKVDSLRYNNHHIHHHHNHHNHQHHNSVPTSPNEMLSHRMHRGGAGSNSASTSPVGINIRRECGQGAGSDSKSNSNFGYSSSFVRTSRSEDHLQFQKDPSMSAVDIDIDDDVTSSLNTLLDTRPDSGQGISSERIVWTYNAPVSSPSASERTSCCQNGSSSQSSSSSRSSTEGTSPQRSLSPASPTSVSSSVMSSNSGSRRFPLPTATTGASSGPVGDGTPTGSGVGSISGAGGYFHPTNGDLSQSEAISNMSSPDYNDEETMDILSARDIMMVSDPSDSDSTILASEPPQRRLQNPGYGTNQDSTEHRIVIQVKGPDKEITGSRNNSLRQSRRRGNTATSNASELIPPSQNTQRFQSTVSSGNVTPEFVGYQELKESEDEKEVPTVGDYEEQQHIVKGSSPPQSADEESDIESLHSFHYSPKAVDLPSAIRLAKRLYSLDGFKKSDVSRHLSKNNDFSRAVAEEYLRYFNFEQDTLDVALRKFLAQFSLTGETQERERVLVHFSKRFLDCNPGTFNSQDAVHTLTCAIMLLNTDLHGQNIGRKMSCSEFIENLSELNDGDNFPREVLKQLYNAIKSFPLEWALDDEGDDAASQVMQQGDGPALSGTGNPFLDVPNVTGATEFKKGYVMRKCCYDANGKKTPFGKRGWKMYYCTLRELVLYLHKDEHSFRSDSLHNAIRIHHALATKAADYTKKQHVFRLQTADQAEYLFQTSDSKELQSWIDTINFVCATFSCQPLAGAVGSQRKFQRPLLPCSHTKLSPREQLRDHEEIVSRLEAELDEHRRHPPERNSKALTVQNYKEKDVYLHYELKRYKTYAYLLRSRLAFTDVEPSLVESSIGEVDEGTGNLANTDVALVPPPVPDRLPTNRCWKKLDI
- the LOC124180937 gene encoding PH and SEC7 domain-containing protein isoform X3, encoding MAEELLVTLNRSDTSGFGFSLLGSAGLPHIVYDIVENSPAAESGKVEAGDVILRVNEVDVNRLSTKEVLKCLRLSSDPVTLKLRRDPAIKARVRRLLSPGHPACEEFDASRTTSDTNSQEKSSSNHEGKDHLKPGTPELAVSQPQAHTGPYYATRTNGSYSDASCSSELEALLPQVDSFKEEERAQWEPLSADKFNRQKNPPRFEAYMMTGDLMLNLSRTQQSTGLLPKYQKKVDSLRYNNHHIHHHHNHHNHQHHNSVPTSPNEMLSHRMHRGGAGSNSASTSPVGINIRRECGQGAGSDSKSNSNFGYSSSFVRTSRSEDHLQFQKDPSMSAVDIDIDDDVTSSLNTLLDTRPDSGQGISSERIVWTYNAPVSSPSASERTSCCQNGSSSQSSSSSRSSTEGTSPQRSLSPASPTSVSSSVMSSNSGSRRFPLPTATTGASSGPVGDGTPTGSGVGSISGAGGYFHPTNGDLSQSEAISNMSSPDYNDEETMDILSARDIMMVSDPSDSDSTILASEPPQRRLQNPGYGTNQDSTEHRIVIQVKGPDKEITGSRNNSLRQSRRRGNTATSNASELIPPSQNTQRFQSTVSSGNVTPEFVGYQELKESEDEKEVPTVGDYEEQQHIVKGSSPPQSADEESDIESLHSFHYSPKAVDLPSAIRLAKRLYSLDGFKKSDVSRHLSKNNDFSRAVAEEYLRYFNFEQDTLDVALRKFLAQFSLTGETQERERVLVHFSKRFLDCNPGTFNSQDAVHTLTCAIMLLNTDLHGQNIGRKMSCSEFIENLSELNDGDNFPREVLKQLYNAIKSFPLEWALDDEGDDAASQVMQQGDGPALSGTGNPFLDVPNVTGATEFKKGYVMRKCCYDANGKKTPFGKRGWKMYYCTLRELVLYLHKDEHSFRSDSLHNAIRIHHALATKAADYTKKQHVFRLQTADQAEYLFQTSDSKELQSWIDTINFVCATFSCQPLAGAVGSQRKFQRPLLPCSHTKLSPREQLRDHEEIVSRLEAELDEHRRHPPERNSKALTVQNYKEKDVYLHYELKRYKTYAYLLRSRLAFTDVEPSLVESSIGEVDEGTGNLANTDVALVPPPVPDRLPTNRYSYRAAIYNRNLLNDQDCGENLG
- the LOC124180937 gene encoding PH and SEC7 domain-containing protein isoform X2 gives rise to the protein MKILPTRRPDRVALQPSPTPPPTPPTTERRFGIPGVILLGRKPPGSPRNSQGDLNVAPPGSCDLSTKDLKSNSVLVRKCRRRLDSTSSTVEAGDVILRVNEVDVNRLSTKEVLKCLRLSSDPVTLKLRRDPAIKARVRRLLSPGHPACEEFDASRTTSDTNSQEKSSSNHEGKDHLKPGTPELAVSQPQAHTGPYYATRTNGSYSDASCSSELEALLPQVDSFKEEERAQWEPLSADKFNRQKNPPRFEAYMMTGDLMLNLSRTQQSTGLLPKYQKKVDSLRYNNHHIHHHHNHHNHQHHNSVPTSPNEMLSHRMHRGGAGSNSASTSPVGINIRRECGQGAGSDSKSNSNFGYSSSFVRTSRSEDHLQFQKDPSMSAVDIDIDDDVTSSLNTLLDTRPDSGQGISSERIVWTYNAPVSSPSASERTSCCQNGSSSQSSSSSRSSTEGTSPQRSLSPASPTSVSSSVMSSNSGSRRFPLPTATTGASSGPVGDGTPTGSGVGSISGAGGYFHPTNGDLSQSEAISNMSSPDYNDEETMDILSARDIMMVSDPSDSDSTILASEPPQRRLQNPGYGTNQDSTEHRIVIQVKGPDKEITGSRNNSLRQSRRRGNTATSNASELIPPSQNTQRFQSTVSSGNVTPEFVGYQELKESEDEKEVPTVGDYEEQQHIVKGSSPPQSADEESDIESLHSFHYSPKAVDLPSAIRLAKRLYSLDGFKKSDVSRHLSKNNDFSRAVAEEYLRYFNFEQDTLDVALRKFLAQFSLTGETQERERVLVHFSKRFLDCNPGTFNSQDAVHTLTCAIMLLNTDLHGQNIGRKMSCSEFIENLSELNDGDNFPREVLKQLYNAIKSFPLEWALDDEGDDAASQVMQQGDGPALSGTGNPFLDVPNVTGATEFKKGYVMRKCCYDANGKKTPFGKRGWKMYYCTLRELVLYLHKDEHSFRSDSLHNAIRIHHALATKAADYTKKQHVFRLQTADQAEYLFQTSDSKELQSWIDTINFVCATFSCQPLAGAVGSQRKFQRPLLPCSHTKLSPREQLRDHEEIVSRLEAELDEHRRHPPERNSKALTVQNYKEKDVYLHYELKRYKTYAYLLRSRLAFTDVEPSLVESSIGEVDEGTGNLANTDVALVPPPVPDRLPTNREDPLMT